The Arachis hypogaea cultivar Tifrunner chromosome 14, arahy.Tifrunner.gnm2.J5K5, whole genome shotgun sequence genome has a segment encoding these proteins:
- the LOC112744732 gene encoding allene oxide cyclase, chloroplastic-like, translating into MASSSYALRTIPASSIRPANTSSRSIFTAPPTKSSLLPFTSSSNTSITRSLKLNSTLPHSSYFTSVPKKSFSCKSQAESSEAAERVQELSVYEINERDRGSPIYLRLSQKTVNSLGDLVPFTNKLYTGDLQKRIGITAGICILIQNKAEKGGDRYEAIYSFYFGDYGHIAVQGPYLTYEDTYLAVTGGSGIFEGVSGQVKLHQIMYPFKILYTFYLKGIKDLPKELIVETVEPNPSVQASDAAKNLESHATVPGFTD; encoded by the exons ATGGCCTCATCAAGCTATGCTTTGAGAACAATCCCTGCTTCTTCTATTAGGCCTGCTAACACATCATCAAGATCAATTTTCACAGCCCCACCTACCAAATCATCACTCTTACCATTCACTTCATCATCAAACACATCAATCACTAGAAGCCTCAAGCTTAACTCCACTTTGCCACACTCTTCCTACTTCACTTCAGTTCCTAAGAAATCATTCTCTTGCAAGAGCCAGGCTGAGTCATCTGAAGCTGCAG AGAGGGTTCAAGAACTGAGTGTTTATGAGATCAATGAACGTGACCGTGGAAGCCCCATTTACCTTAGATTGAGCCAGAAAACTGTGAATTCCCTTGGTGATCTTGTACCCTTCACTAACaag TTGTATACTGGAGACCTTCAAAAGCGCATAGGCATAACAGCAGGTATCTGCATTTTGATccaaaacaaagcagagaaaggTGGTGATCGTTATGAAGCAATATACAGTTTCTACTTTGGTGACTATGGCCACATTGCTGTTCAGGGTCCATACTTGACCTATGAAGACACATACCTTGCTGTCACAGGTGGTTCTGGAATCTTTGAAGGTGTTTCAGGGCAAGTCAAGCTTCATCAAATTATGTACCCTTTTAAGATCTTGTACACTTTCTATCTTAAGGGTATTAAGGATTTGCCAAAGGAGCTTATTGTTGAAACTGTTGAGCCTAACCCTTCTGTTCAGGCCTCTGATGCTGCTAAGAATCTTGAGTCACATGCTACAGTTCCTGGTTTTACTGACTGA
- the LOC112744733 gene encoding uncharacterized protein, which produces MASTAEPSPYSTSRRRDDESEFNLREWGMKGRIISRENTNSRRYSGSYMRSFREDTRSFRSNITISSTASSPGYPLKDEIDPSTYSFTTALKALQAKASYNSWECLSPDGFALNSKWNEAEKYICNPLSGEVPMECLSAKTLSGRSFRSFTNRITMSAPLVYSSSRHIQAKPSSLIEEDEAAPPQYPIPEKKKEGMTRDVGVQSTPQYLSSSSPSPASTPSIIERSKNRAADSPNSNAKTKSEEEVEVKDTETWETKETVHHQRGKNDWSKHEEQLCRRQGGCFSWMMRKNRQRDTEKQRRNSIFLIHFKGC; this is translated from the exons ATGGCATCAACTGCTGAACCATCTCCTTATAGCACTTCAAGGAGAAGAGATGATGAATCAGAGTTCAATTTGAGAGAATGGGGAATGAAAGGTAGAATCATCAGCAGAGAGAACACCAACTCAAGAAGGTATTCAGGATCATACATGAGAAGCTTTAGAGAAGACACAAGGTCTTTCAGATCAAACATAACCATTTCTAGCACAGCTTCTTCACCAGGATACCCTTTAAAAG ATGAAATAGACCCTTCAACATACTCATTCACCACTGCTCTTAAAG CATTGCAAGCAAAAGCAAGCTATAACAGTTGGGAATGCTTATCCCCAGATGGGTTTGCATTGAATTCAAAGTGgaatgaagcagaaaagtacatATGCAACCCTCTCTCAGGAGAAGTACCAATGGAGTGTCTATCTGCAAAAACTCTTAGTGGAAGATCATTCAGAAGTTTCACAAACAGAATCACCATGTCTGCTCCTCTAGTTTATTCCTCTTCAAGACATATTCAAGCCAAACCATCTAGTCTcatagaagaagatgaagcagCTCCTCCTCAATACCCCATTCCAG agaagaaaaaagaggGAATGACAAGAGATGttggtgttcaaagcacaccTCAATATCTTAGTTCAAGCAGTCCTAGCCCTGCTTCAACACCTTCAATCATAGAAAGGTCAAAAAATAGAGCTGCAGATTCACCTAATTCAAATGCCAAAACAAAATCTGAAGAAGAG GTGGAAGTGAAAGATACAGAAACATGGGAGACAAAAGAAACAGTTCATCATCAAAGAGGAAAGAATGATTGGAGCAAACATGAAGAACAACTTTGCAGAAGGCAAGGTGGTTGCTTTTCTTGGATGATGAGGAAGAATAGGCAGAGAGACActgaaaaacaaagaagaaataGCATCTTTCTCATTCACTTCAAAGGttgctaa